One stretch of Daphnia pulicaria isolate SC F1-1A chromosome 6, SC_F0-13Bv2, whole genome shotgun sequence DNA includes these proteins:
- the LOC124342429 gene encoding probable methyltransferase-like protein 15 homolog: MRCVSYIFSSISHFPCFHRWSFRTTRKYSSNNYAFHVPVMHKEVLEMFQPQQNQKFLDLTFGAGGHTRKLLSSARNITVYTLDRDPLAYELAIQLASETTNGQVVPLLGKFSDLPQLLSDPETCNFLDGILVDCGCSSMQFDTRERGFSLSKNGPLDMRMDQNRLENQPSAKDILANIDEDSLARVLKVYGEEKQAKKIARAIIEARYLFKSLQTTHELAQLIESTCGLSTRTDKLQRPSHVATKTFQALRILVNDELNELEFAVRYAHRALKIGGKLVTITFHSLEDRIVKEHLHGFDYSAKSEEIYKNYGRQLDPLLPLAEMERKWESINKHVLVPSDEEVNGNPRSRSAKLRAAIKIR, encoded by the exons ATGCGCTGCGTTTCCTATATTTTTTCGTCCATCTCTCATTTCCCATGCTTTCATCGCTGGAGCTTCAGAACAACGAGGAAGTATAGCTCAAACAATTATGCATTTCATGTTCCAGTCATGCACAAGGAAGttcttgaaatgtttcaaccacaacaaaatcaaaagttcCTTGATTTGACATTCGGAGCAGGAGGACACACTAGAAAATTACTAAGTTCAGCCAGAAATATTACAGTCTATACCCTGGATCGAGATCCATTGGCATATGAACTTGCCATCCAATTAGCAAGTGAAACAACTAATGGCCAGGTTGTGCCACTGTTAGGAAAATTCAGTGATCTGCCACAATTATTGTCCGATCCAGAAACATGCAACTTCTTGGACGGAATTCTTGTTGATTGCGGTTGCTCATCGATGCAATTCGACACAAGAGAAAGAGGATTTTCTTTGAGTAAAAATGGACCGTTAGACATGCGTATGGATCAAAATAGATTGGAAAACCAGCCTTCAGCTAAAGATATTCTTGCTAATATTGACGAAGATAGTCTCGCTCGCGTCTTGAAAGTCTacggagaagaaaaacaggccaaaaaaattgcaagagCTATTATTGAAGCGCGATATTTATTCAAAAGTCTCCAAACGACACATGAATTGGCGCAACTGATAGAAAGTACCTGTGGTTTAAGTACCCGAACCGATAAACTTCAACGACCAAGTCACGTGGCTACCAAAACTTTTCAAGCATTGAGAATTCTCGTCAATGATGAGCTCAATGAACTTGAATTTGCCGTAAGATATGCTCATCGAGCTTTGAAAATTGGAGGCAAATTGGTTACAATCACCTTCCATTCTTTAGAGGACAG aaTCGTAAAGGAACATCTCCATGGATTCGATTATTCTGCAAAAAGTGAAGAGATATACAAAAACTATGGCAGACAACTTGATCCATTGCTTCCTTTGGCAGAGATGGAACGGAAGTGGGAATCCATCAACAAACATGTCCTTGTTCCTTCAGACGAAGAAGTTAATGGAAATCCACGCAGCAGGTCCGCAAAACTAAGAGCAGCAATTAAGATTCGATGA
- the LOC124342450 gene encoding oxidoreductase HTATIP2-like gives MSGLKAFVLGATGETGKELITALVSNKAFTEIAIIGRRIVDLKEDEFKIVKQEIVDFEKLEDYAAVFEGFDIGYCCLGTTKGKAGANGFIKVDRDYVFNSAQLAKQGGCKQFHLLTSQGSNKNSWFLYPRTKGEVEEKVAQLGFEKLVIYRPGLLLCHRQESRPVERMLQFVIGSVDWSRKVSIPTKAIAQAMINCTLHATSDGPAVNILDNQTILNLSKNNEN, from the exons ATGAGTGGACTCAAGGCATTTGTTCTTGGTGCTACTGGAGAAACTGGAAAAGAACTCATCACTGCACTGGTTTCCAATAAGGCTTTCACCGAAATTGCCATAATTGGACGAAGAAttgttgatttaaaagaagatgaatttaaaattgttaagcaggaaattgttgattttgaaaaattagaaGATTATGCAGCAGTTTTTGAAGGATTTGATATTGGCTATTGTTGCCTTGGTACTACAAAGGGCAAAGCAGGAGCAAATGGTTTCATTAAAGTTGATCGAGACTATGTATTCAACTCAGCACAACTTGCTAAGCAAGGAGGCTGTAAGCAGTTCCATTTACTAACATCTCAAGGTTCCAATAAGAATTCATGGTTCTTGTATCCAAGGACCAAAGGagaagttgaagaaaaagtaGCACAACTTGGATTTGAAAAATTAGTTATTTATCGCCCCGGACTACTTCTCTGTCACCGACAA GAAAGCCGGCCTGTGGAAAGAATGTTACAGTTTGTCATTGGTTCTGTTGATTGGTCTCGAAAGGTGAGCATCCCAACCAAAGCTATTGCTCAAGCGATGATAAATTGCACTCTTCATGCGACTTCAGATGGACCAGCAGTCAATATATTAGACAATCAaaccattttaaatttgtctaaaaataacgaaaattaA